The sequence below is a genomic window from Stigmatella aurantiaca.
CGCAGGGCGGTGCGGCGCATCTTCTCGGAGGAGTCTCCCGCGGTGATGGCCAGGAAGATGGGCACCACGCCGATGGGGTCCACCACGAAGAAGACCGCGGAGAGCGAGACCAGGAAGTGGGTCAGGTACTCGGCCATGACCCTTACACCCCCAGGCGCAGCCGCCAGACCATGGTGAGGGCCTCGAGGAAGATCTTCCGGCTCATCTTCGAGTGCCCCACGCGCCGGTCCTCGAAGATGATGGGCACCTCCTTCACGGTGAAGCCTTTCTTGAGGGTGCGGTAGGTGAGTTCGATCTGGAAGGCGTAGCCGGTGCTCTGCACCTGGCCGAGTTCGAGGCCCTCCAGCACCCGGCGGTGGAAGCACTTGAAGCCGCCCGTCAAATCCTGGATGCCCACCCCGAGGATGGAGCGCGCGTAGAGCGAGCCGCCGCGGCTGATGAGCTGCCGGCCGACGCCCCAGTTCACCGTGCCCCCGCCCGTCACGTAGCGTGAGCCCAGCACCAGGTCCGCGCCCGCTTCGGCCGCGTCCAGCAGCGTGGGCAGGTGCCGCGGATCATGGCTGAAGTCCGCGTCCATCTCGATGATGTAGGGGTAGCCCGCGTCGAGCGCCCAGCGGAAGGCGGCGAGGTACGCGCGGCCCAGCCCTTCCTTCTTCGCCCGGTGGAGCACGCGGATGCGGGGCTCCTGGGCCGCCAGCCTGTCGGCGATCTGCCCCGTCCCATCCGGCGAGTTGTCATCGACGATGAGGATGTCCACCCGCGGCTCGGTGAGGAGCACCGCCCGGGTGATGGGCTCGATGTTCTCCGCCTCGTTATAGGTGGGGATGCAGACCAGCGCTCGGTTCATGGCGCGGCGGACATAGCAGAGCCGGCGTTCCCCTCACCCTCAAACTTTGGCCGCAGGGGGCAGCAGCTCCAGCACCGCCTCCGCCGCGCGCACCGCGGCGCCCGGCCCGCCCAACCGGCCGCGCACCTCCTCCAGCCCCTGAATCATCTCCTCCCGGGGTGCGCCTGGCACCCACACCCGGCGGACCTCGGCGGCGATGCGCTCGGGCTTCATGTCGCCCTG
It includes:
- a CDS encoding polyprenol monophosphomannose synthase, coding for MNRALVCIPTYNEAENIEPITRAVLLTEPRVDILIVDDNSPDGTGQIADRLAAQEPRIRVLHRAKKEGLGRAYLAAFRWALDAGYPYIIEMDADFSHDPRHLPTLLDAAEAGADLVLGSRYVTGGGTVNWGVGRQLISRGGSLYARSILGVGIQDLTGGFKCFHRRVLEGLELGQVQSTGYAFQIELTYRTLKKGFTVKEVPIIFEDRRVGHSKMSRKIFLEALTMVWRLRLGV